In Desulfosudis oleivorans Hxd3, the DNA window GAAATCGCTATCGCTATCGGGATCGGGATCGGTCCGATTACAGGCACCCACAAAGGATCGGGTTTCATCGGACCGGAATGGACCGCAGGGGCGCAACGTCTGGCATCAGCGCCACGGTGTTTTTTGTGTTCTGCTGGATGCCCTGGTTGTGTGGCGATTGTAATTTTATTGGCTTAACTTAGAACTGGCGATTCGATTAAGGCTAACGCCTGATTCGGCGGCCTGAATGGCAAGCTTCCGATGGACTTCGGGCGGAATCCTGACCATAAATTTACCACTGTAATTTTTGCCTGCAATTGGTTCAGGAACAGGTTCATGATTCCCGCTCATATCCGACACAACTTCGGCAACCAATCGTCGAATTCCTTTCAGCGCCTTTTCAGGTGTATTGTCCAGCCAACTTAAACTTGGAAATTCAGCACAAATACCAACATACTCATTATCGTCTTCAGACCATGTAACTCGGTATGTATATTTATCATTTTTTTGTGCCATAATTCACCTCCAATTTTTCAAGAGCCAGTAATACCTGTTTAACTTGGTATGCTTTGGCTTTACCCCGGTCACTTTGAATGTTTATTCTTGGATCACCCTGCCAGGGTGTTTTGTATATCCGGTGACTGGTTTTCTTCTGGCGAGCCTCGCCGAAATAAAAATCACAGACTTTACATAAATCCGAAAATCGTACATCCTTCGGATTTTGGTTCATTTGCCTAAGTATGCCATCGAATTTAGCCATCGGCTACAATAGTATCATTATTGATATCATTGTCAAGAAAATTTTATATTTAAGGCGAATGATTTATCCACATGAACGTTTGTAGAATCGTGGTCTGCCGTTTGAGTTGCCGCACTGGGGTGCGGCGCTCCCGGGTGTGCACGGCCGGCTTTTCTTTGTAGGAGTACTGCATCCCGGTGCCGCTTATTCTTTAACGGGTGGCACGGGCACCCATCAGAGGCCGGCCGCTGATACCGTCCTGCCGAATGCCCTTACGGGCACACTACAAACCTGGATGTTTTAAGCCCGGCCCGTCTCCACAATGACGCCCCCGCCCATTGCGGCGCAGTCACGCATCGGCGTGATTTTTCCGAAGAGAGCGGGCAGGTAATGTAGGGGCGGCCGGCGGCCGCCCGACTGATGGGCAACCACAGGTTGCCCCTACAAAAACGCCGCAGGCGTGACTTCCCTCGCGCGAACCCCCAAATTCCAATTTTTGGAAATGGCCTTATGCCTTCGGGGTCAGGGAGCCGTTTAAATACTTGTGAATGATGCTGGAGATAAAAGTCTGGTAGGGAATCCCCTCTTCAATGGCCTTAAGCTGGATTTGCTGATAGTCCTTCTGGCTCAGCCGCAGATTAATCCGCTTGTCTTTTTTAAGAGTGTTCCGGGCCGCGGCCAGGGCTTTTTCCTTTTCCCGGTTCAGGTTTTTAACAGGCCGCCACGCCTCCTGCTCAATCGACTCCATCAGATCTTTTTCTTCTTTATCAACCGGATCAAATATTTTTTTGTCTTTTTTTGTCATTCATCCTCCTTCAGACCGTATCGCCTTGCGTATTTCCGGCTTGGAAAGGCGGTTTTAAGAAATATCTCATCGCCCTTTTCCACATAAGGCACAACCACGGCATAGCCGTCTATCTCCACAATATAAATTTTCTGGCCGGCCCGTTTCGGGTGTTCTTCAATGCCAAGAAGATGGCCGGATTCAATCATAAAGACAATCTGTTCAAACGACAGGCCCCGGCTGGCCTTCAGTTGTTCGTTTTTTTCAAGGCTCCAGTTGAAATATTGCATGGCTCCACCATAGCCTTTTGTCTGCCTTTTGTCAACACGTCCGGGCCACGGACAGAGCGCAAACTTACTCGTGAACATCAGTCCGGGAATGCGGCACGGGCAAGCTGTCGCCTGGCCCGTGCCACCCATCAGAGGCCGGCAGCTGGTACCGTTCTGCCGAATGCCCTTACGGGCACACTACAAACCTGAATGTTTTAAGCCCGGCCCGTCTCCACAATGACGCCCCCGCCCATTGCGGCGCAGCCGAGTGAGAAGAGTTTTTCGGGAAAAGCGAAAATGCTGTCTGAGCCACGCTGAAAGCGGGGCGAGTTCATTTTCGCGCCGAAAAATTCTTCGAGCGAGGGAAGCCGAAGGCCAAGCCGCAGGGCGCGGTTCTTTTGGTACTTTTCTTGCCGCCAAGAAAAGTACACAACGTCTACAGTGACAGCTTTGCCCCAATGCGCAGGATCAGGTTGTAGAGGCCCGGGGAGAGGCGCTTTAAATACCACTGGGCCCATGCTTCCGGCCCCACCGGCACCAGGGCCTTGTTCTTTCGAACACCTTTAAGCACCGCCTTTGCCACCCGTTCCGGGGGCCAGCCGAACCGTTTGTAAAAAGCGGCCATCTTTTCCTGGTCGGCCTTGGCGCCGGGCAGCAGGGTGGATTTGCCGTCTTTCACGATGTTGGTGTTGATAAAACCGGGGCAGATGGTGGTGACGCCGATGTTGTGGCGGCGCAGCTCAGCCCGCAGCAGTTCCAGGTAGCCGGCCACGGCGAACTTGGAGGCGGTGTAGGCCCCCAGGCCGGGCAGGCCGAAATAGCTGGCCGCGCTGGCCGTGACCACGATATGGCCGAAATGCTGTTTGATCATGTGGGGCAGGAAAAAGCCGACACTGTAAACCACGTGCCAGAAGTTGACGGCCATCACCTTTTCAAAGTCCGCCATGGGGAAAACTTCCAGGGGACCGCCGTAGCCGATGCCCGCGTTGGCGTGCAGCACATCCACCCGGCCATGGGTATCGATGACAAACCGGCACAGATCTTCCAGTTGAGCCTTGTCGGCCACGTCCACCACTCTGGAAGAGGCCCGTGCCCCCATTCGCACAAGTTCGTCTTCAACCGCTGCCAGCCTTTCAGCGTGAATATCGGTGATCACCACGCAGGCCCCCTCTTTTGCAAAGGCATGGGCTGCAGCCCGGCCGATGCCGGACCCCGCGCCGGTAATCACCACGACCTTGTCTTTCAGTTCACGAATACCGGGCATGGCAAAATCCTCCTTCCGACTGGTTTTATTGTTGAATCAACCATGCACCGGTTGTAAAAAACAAGTCAAGAAGAAAATGGTTCCGGCCCTTTTTCACCATCCGTTGCTTGATAAAAAAGACGATATGCCCTATTGTCAGCCTGATATTCAAATATCGACCGGCCCTGGGGGCGATCATGTCGACAATGATTGAGAACACCCGCGCAGGTGACAAGGACCATTCCTGGTGAACCAGACAGCAGACAAAGACGGCCTCACGGTCGTCTCCACCCACATCAACGCCGACTTTGACGCCATCGCCTCGGTGCTGGCGGCCCAGAAGCTCTACCCCGGCTCCATCGTGGTGCTGCCCGGCTCCAGCGAAAAGAACCTGCGCAACTTCTTCATCAATTCCATGGCCTACCTGTTCAACATGAGCGACATCGGCCAGATCGACGGGCCAAAGGTCTCCCGGCTGGTGCTGGTGGACACCAGCCAGAAGGACCGCATCGGGAAAGCGGCCGACCTGCTGGCCAACCCGGGCCTGGAGGTCCATGTGTACGACCACCACCCGGCCGCCGACGGTGACGTGACCGCCGACCTTCGGGTCTACGAGGCCACCGGGGCAACGGTGTCGATTCTGGCAAAAATGCTTCAGGAGCAAAACATCCCCATCTCACCGGACGAAGCCACGGTGATGTGCCTGGGCATCTATGAGGACACCGGCAGCTTCACCTTTACCTCCACCACGCCCAAGGATTTTAGCGCCGCCGCCTTTTTTCTTGAAAAAGGGGCCAGCATCAACACCATCGCCAACATCGTCTCCCGGGAGATGACCCCGGAGCAGGTGGGCATTCTGAACAACATGATCAACAACTCCCGGACCCACAAGATCAACGGCATGGACGTGACCCTTGCCTCCATCTACACCGAGGAGTATGTGCCGGACTTTGCCTTCCTGGTTCACAAGATGCAGAAGATGAAGGGCATCAACGTTTTGTTCGCCCTGGCCCAGATGGGCAACAAGGTCTATATCGTGGGCCGCTCCAAGGCGGACGAGGTGGATGCCGGCCAGATTCTCAACCCCTTTGGCGGCGGGGGCCACCCCTTTGCCGCTTCGGCCAGCATCAAGCACATGGCCCTGCCCCAGGTGGAGCAGGAGCTGCTGGCCATCCTGCGCATGCAGGTCCGCAAAACCACCCTGGCCAGGGAAATCATGTCCACGCCGGTGGTCGCGGCCACCCCGGACATCTCCTGCCGGGCCGCCGGGGAGCTTTTGACCCGCTACAACATAAACGCCCTGCTGGTCACCGAAAAACCGGAGGCCAAAGGAAGGCTCCTGGGGTTTATCACGCGCCAGGTGATAGAAAAGATCCTCTATCACAAGCTGGAGGAAGCGCCGGTAAGTGAATACATGAACACCGACCTCTCTCTGGCCGGGCCCGACGACGAGCTGGCCGATATTCAGCGCAAGATCATTGAAAACAGCCAGCGCCTGCTGCCCGTGGTGGAAAACGGGGCCGTCATCGGTGTGATCACCCGCACCGACCTGCTCAACACCCTGGTCTACCAGCGGGAGGCGGGCAACCAGCGACAGCCGGCCCCCACCCAGATTCAGGCCCATCCCAAGACCCGGGACATCAAACGGATGATGAACGAGCGGCTGACGCCCCCTGTTCTGGACATTCTCAAAAACGCGGGCAACACCGCCGCGGAGCTGGAATACAGCGCCTACGTGGTGGGCGGATTCGTGCGGGACCTGTTTCTTTCCCGGTCCACCGAGGATGTGGACATCGTGATCGAAGGCGACGGCATCGCCTTTGCCAGGGAGTTTGCCGGCCGAATGAAGGCCCGGGTCCACTACTACAAAAAGTTCGGCACCGCGGTGATCACCTTTGCCGACGGTTCCAAGATCGACGTGGCCTCGGCCCGGCTGGAGTATTACCAGTTTCCCGCGGCCCTGCCCACCGTGGAGATGAGCTCCATCAAGCTGGATCTGTTCCGCCGGGATTTTACCATCAACACCCTGGCCGTTTGCCTGAACCCGGACAAGTTCGGCCTGCTGGTGGACTTTTTCTCGGCCCAGCGGGACATCAAGGAAAAGACCATCCGCGTGCTGCACAGCTTAAGCTTTGTGGAAGACCCCACCCGCATCTTCCGGGCCGTGCGGTTTGAGCAGCGGTTCGGGTTTACCATCGGCAAGATGACTGAAGGGCTGATCAAAAACGCGGTAAAAATGGAGTTCTTCCGGCGCTTAAGCGGCCACCGGGTCTTTGGCGAGCTGCGGCAGATCCTGGAAGAGGATGATCCGGTGCCGGCCATTGAGCGGCTGGCCGAGTTCAATCTGCTGGTCTCCCTGCACGAGGCCCTGAAAATCGACAAGAAGACCGTGGCCGCGCTGCACGCCACCCGGGAGGTGGTATCGTGGTACGACCTGCTGTTCGTGGACAAGCCCTACATGAAGTGGATGGTCTACCTGATGGTCCTGATGCGGGGCATGGCCCAGCAGACCACCGAGGATCTGTGCGACCGGCTGGAGCTGCCGCCCCGCCACCGGGAGATGGCCGACGCCGGCCGGCGCGAGGCAGACACCTTTCTCCACTGGATTCAGCGCAATCCGGGGATCAAAAACAGCGAGCTCTACCAGCGGCTGTTCGGCTTCAGGGTGGAGCAGATGCTGTATGTCATGTCCGTGACCGACAGCGACACCGTGAAAAAACACATCTCCCGCTACATCCTGACCCTGCAGCACGTTGCGCCCCTGATCAAGGGCAAGGACTTAAACGAGATCGGCATCGCCCCGGGCCCGCTCTACAGCGAAATTTTAAGAAAGATCCTCTACGCCCGGCTGGATGAAAAGGTCCGCACCCGGGAGGACGAGCTGGAATTTGCCATGCGCTACGCAAATGACCCCGACGGCTGGTGGAAACGCAGGTAGTGTACTTTTCTTGGCGGCAAGAAAAGTACCAAAAGAACCGGCCCTGCAGCTTGGCCTGCGGCTGCCCTCGCGCAAACGCTTTTTCCGGCGCGGGCAGGAACTCGTTCGCCTGCGGCGAACTCAAACAGCCTGCCCGCTGTTTTCCGGAAAAATCATTCGCGCTCGGCGGCGCTGCAATGGGCAGGGAAAAATGTTTTCCGTCATTGCGGGGCGTGAAACGACGAAGCAATCTTGATCATACGAGGCACGGCTGAAAGAGATTGCTTCGCTCCCTGCGGTCGCTCGCAATGACGAATAGGACGGTCGGATATTGCTTTGCGTCCTTTGCGGTGAATTTAAATTTTAATATTTTTCTAAGATTAAGGGTGTTAAACTAATATGTTTGAAACGATCAACCGGATTGTGATCATGGCCCTGCCTGTTCTGTTTGCCGTGGGCATTCACGAGGCGGCCCACGGGTTTGCCGCTTGGAAAATGGGCGACGACACCGCTGCCCGGGCCGGCCGTATCACCTTAAATCCCCTTCGCCACATCGACATTGTGGGGTCCATCATTCTGCCGCTGCTGCTGGTGCTTGCCAGGGCCCCTTTTGTGTTCGGCTATGCCAAGCCGGTACCCATCAACCCGGGCCTGTTCCGGGAATACAAAAAAGGGGTGATCGTGGTCTCCCTGGCCGGCATCTGCGCCAACCTGGTCTGCCTGGCCGCCTCGGGCATCCTGTTCCGCCTGGTGCTGGCCGGTGCCCGGGCCTGGGCCACGGCCGGCTCCCCGGCCGCCATGGTGGCCTCGCAACTCCTGCTGCTGCTCTGGTTTTCCGTGCTGATCAACGCGGTGCTGGCCGTGTTCAACATGATTCCCCTTCCACCCCTGGACGGCAGCCGGGTGATCACCGTGTTCCTGCCGGTTGGCCTTCAAAAACGGGTTGCATCCATGGAACGCTTCGGTATAATGATCCTTCTGTTTTTATTTATTATTAAGGCGGACGTGGTGTTCAGCGTCATCAACGCCCTGATAACCCCGCTGGTCGTCCTGGCCCTGGGCCAGGACGGGGTTGCCCTGATGGCCACGGGATTCTGACGCAGCAACAGTATACGGAGCGGTAATGAGCGGAAAAAAACGAATATTAAGCGGCATGCGGCCCACGGGCCCGCTGCATCTGGGCAACCTGCACGGCGCCTTGAACCAGTGGGTGGCCCTGCAGGACGAGTACGAATGTTTCTATTTTGTGGCCGACTGGCACGCGTTGACCAGCAACTACGAAGACCCGGTGGGGCTTGACGAATTTACCCTGGAGATGGCCGCGGACTGGCTTTCCGCCGGCCTGTCGCCGGAAAAGAGCACCCTGTTTGTCCAGTCCCATGTCAAGGAGCATGCCGAGCTGTTTCTGATTCTTTCCATGATCACGCCCCTGTCCTGGCTGGAGCGCAACCCCACTTATAAGGATCAGATGGCCCAGTTGGTGGGAAAAGATGTCTCCACTTTCGGATTTCTGGGCTATCCGGTGTTGCAGGCCGCGGACATCATCATGTACCTGGCCGACGCGGTGCCGGTGGGGGAAGACCAAATTCCCCACGTGGAGATCACCCGGGAGATCGCCCGGCGGTTCAACCACCTGTACGGCCCGGTGTTCCGGGAGCCCCAGGTCCTGCTGACAAAGGCCACGGCCCGCATCCTGGGCATTGACCGCCGCAAGATGAGCAAGAGCTACGACAACGCCATCTACCTGGGCGACCCGCCGGAAACCATTGCCGAGCGCACCAGTCGCATGATCACCGACCCCCAGCGGGCCAGAAAAAGCGACCCCGGCGACCCCGGCGTGTGCAACGTGTTCGAGTTTCACAAGCTTTACACCGACCCCGAAAAGGTCAAAGAGATTGATGCCGGGTGCCGGTCAGCGGCCCTGGGATGCGTGGAATGCAAAAAGAACCTGGCCGTTTCCCTGGCCGAGGGGCTTGCCCCCATCCGCGAAAAGCGGGCCCATTACATGGAGCGGCCCGACCAGGTGAAACAGATTCTGGCCGACGGCACCCAAAAAGCCCGGGCCGTGGCCCGGCAGACCATGGAAGCGGTGCGGGCCGGGGTACGGCTGTGATCGAAACGGTTTCGGAAAAAAGGCGGGCCATGCGGCAGGACGATACCTACAAGGTCAAGACCGACATCTTTGAAGGCCCCATGGACCTGCTGGTGCACCTCATCAAGAAAAACGAGGTGAGCATCTACGACATTCCCATTGCCGACATCACCCGCCAGTTTCTGGAATACATCGAGTGGCTGAAGCTGATGAACATCGACGTGGCCGGCGATTTTCTCTACATGGCGGCCATTCTCACCAACATCAAGTCCCGCACCCTGCTCCCCTCCCACAACGGGCCGGACGATGACGAAGACCCGCGCATGGAGATCACCCGTGCCCTTGAAGAGTACATGCAGATCAAGAACGCGGCCGAAACCTTGAGCAGCCGGGACATTCTCAATGAAGACACATTTGTGCGGGCCTCGGACCGAAAGGCCCTGACCGCCGAGGCCGACGACGGCATGATCGTGGTGGGGCTGTTTGAACTGATCGACGCGTTTCAGAACATCCTGGACCGGCTGCCGTCCTCCACCACCCTCTCCCTGTCCGCCGAAGTCATCTCCATCAAGGAGCGCATCTCCCAGATCGTGGACATTCTCGAAAAGAACCGGTCGGTCACCTTTGACCAGCTGTTTGAGGAAAACTATACCAAAAGCGATATCGTGGTCACCTTTCTGGCCCTGCTGGAAATGGTGAAACTGAGCATTGTCGCTGTGCGGCAGCATACGCACAACGGCGTGATAAGGCTGTTTTACCAATGAACCCAACGGAACTGAAAAACATCATTGAAAGTCTGCTGTTCGTCACCGACACGCCGCTGAGCCCATCGGCCGTCAAGAAGGTGGTCACGGACAGCGACATTGGTGAAATTCGCCAGGCCCTGGCCGAGTTGAAGGCGGAGTATGAGGCCCGGCAGGGCGGCTTTGTCCTGAGCGAGGTGGCCGATGGCTACCAGTTTCGCACCCGGAGCGCCTACAAAGAGTGGATCAAACGCATGTTCAAACCGCCGCCCACCCGGCTGGGCAAGGCGGCCCTGGAAACCCTGGCCATCATTGCCTATCACCAGCCGGTGATCCGGGCCGACGTGGAAAAAATCCGGGGCGTGGACTCCGGCGCCATCCTGCGCACCCTGCTGGAGCGCAAGCTGATCCGCATCCTGGGAAAAAAGGAGATCCCCGGCCGGCCCCTGATATATGCCACCACCCAGCGGTTTTTAGAGGTGTTCAACCTGCGCAGCCTGCGGGACATGCCCACCCTCAAGGAGATTCAGGACTTTGCCCGAAGCGACGATGACGAAATGGATCCCCCCCTGGTGGAGACCGACGTTGCCGAATTCGAGGAACCGACGCCGGACAGCACAAACAATGAAATGACGGAAAGCGATACACCGACCGACGAGGCCCCGGCTGACGAGACTTCGGCGGACGAGGCCCCATCACCGGACGATACCCTGTCAGACGCCCCAACGGAGGAAGACACACCCGCGGATTACGGGTCAGCGGCCCCGGACCGGGAAGCCGGCACCCCGGAATCGGCGGACGAGGCGGAGGAAGCGGCCCAAATGCCGGCAGCAGCCCCTGAAGACGGTAAAAACGAACCGCCGGATTCGACGCCTACCGGGGAAAAAGAAAACAGCGATTTTGAAAATGATGCTTGACCTTGGATCAACTATTATTTATTTATAGGGGTACGCCGGGCGGCGGTAAACATTCAGCTCCCGGCCAAAGGACCCGGACCGGGAAAAGGCCGGGGCCTTGACAGATGGGCGGTTAACTCAGCGGGAGAGTGCCACCTTCACACGGTGGAAGCCACTGGTTCAAATCCAGTACCGCCCACCATCACCTTCCCCGGGCCAGCTGGAAACCATCGGCCTCCTGGACAGGAGAAACGCACATGCTGGAATCCAAATACCTGAAAGACAACATTCAGAACATTCAGAAGTTGATGAGCATCCCTGCGTTGAAACACTTTGAAACACGCAACCTGGCCAAAATCCTGCGGCTGAGCAAAATTCGGGAGTATGACGACGGCGAGGTAATCATCAAGGAAGGGGACGTGGATCCCTGGCTCTACTTCCTGCTGACCGGCAGGGTGATCATCAAAAAACGGGGTATCGAAATCACCCAGATCAATTCTATCGGCGAGATCTTCGGCGAGATGCGAATCATCGACGATGAGGGCCGGTCCGCCGATGTCTATGCCGACGGCCACACGATCTGCCTGGCGGTAAACACCTCGGCCCACAAGCATTACCCGTCCGGCACCAGCACCGACAAGGAAGAGACCTTAGACTTTATCCTGCTGCTTTACCGGATCTTCGCCGAGTACATGAGCGCCCGGCTGCGGCTCACCAACACTGAACTGATCAAGGCCAAGATGGAGGCGGGCAAGCTTCGAAAGAAGCTTCAGGGAAAATAGCCGATGGTTTCCTGCCGCCACAATCCCTTATGACGCCCCGATTGCCGCACGAAAAAAAGACCGTCTCCTTTTCCAGGGAGGCGGTCAATGTCTTTTTTCACATTCTCACCCGGTGCAACCTCCGCTGCGCCCACTGTTACATCAACCCGGATCAGCACGGCGCCGACACCCTGCCCCTGGAGACCATTTGCCGCTGGCTGGAGGCGTTTTCCCCGGCCACCCGCAAGGCCAATCTCATTTTCCTGGGCGGAGAGCCCACCCTGCACCCGGACCTGGCCCTCGCCGCGGCCCATGCCCGGAAAATCGGCTATGATTCGGTCACCATCGACACCAACGGCTACCTGTTTAACGATATACTTGATAAAACCACCCCCGACACCATCGACTACATCAGCTTTTCCTTAGACGGGGCCACGCCGGAAACCAACGACGCCATTCGGGGAAAAGGCAGCTACGAAGCCTGCCTGGCCGGTATTCAAAAGGCCAATGCCAGGGGGTTTGCCACCAGCCTGATCTACACGGTCAGCACGGCCAACCTGCACGAGCTTGCCGCCATGCCCGATCTGGCGGGCCGGCTGGGCATTTCCAGAATGTTTATCCAGGTGCTGGGCATTCGCGGCAAATCAGCCGGAGACAAGGCCGCTCAGGACATGGGCCAGGTATCACGGGAACAATGGCGGGAAAATGTACCGGCGGCGGCCATGGCCGGTGCCGATCACGGCATCATTGTCACCTACCCGAAAGTGTTTTTAGGCGAGGATGAAGTGTTTGAATGCGCGGGCCGGGTGGCGGACAACTATTTTATTTTCCCCAACGGCCGGGTCTACCGGTGCCCCCTGTGCGAGGACTTTCCCCTGCACAGCCTGGCCTTTGAAAACAACCGGCTGGTGGCCACCCCGCGCGTCAACGAGGCCGACCTGTTTGAGCTGGACATTGCCGAGGGGTGCGTGATGAACCGGCTGGTGCAGCCGGGCAACCTTTCCTGGCGGCCCGACGGCCGGCCCAAATACCGCATCGCCTGCTGCATGTTAAAAGAAGAGGTGCGGCCCGGCAAGCCGGACCGCACCTCTATCTGAGACACCGGGCAAACCCCTGTGATGGCCCGTCAAAGGGCGAACACAAGGTTCGCCCCTACCGTATTTGCGAGTGTCGAAGCAACACAGCAGCTGCGGCCAAGGTGACCCGGTGCGAAGGGTGAAATATTCGGGTTAGAAGTAATAGCCAAAGTTGATGTTGCCCCGGTATTCCCACGCATTGGTGGTGTTGGCGCCGAACCGGTTGCTGGCCCAGGCCGGACCCGGGCTGGTGCCGTATCCCACCTCGTTGCCCACAAAGTCGTTGCCATTGGAAAAGGCCAGGTCGGTGTAGATATACCATCCGCCGTTGGCCCAGGCCGCCCCGACCACCGCCATCTCGCTGTCGTTGAAATCGCTCTCCGTCTTCATGATGGCGCTGTATTCCACGTAGGGCAGCACGTAGTCCAGCCACTCCACCCCCGGCGTATCAATTTTATAGCTCAGGGAGACCGCGGGAATAAAGGCCTCGGCCGCAATCAGGGTGGGAAAATCAAAGGCCCCCATCTGCACCAGCTTGTCCGTACCCAGGGGCTGGGCCGCGTCCACATCATAATTGTAATAGGTGAGCTGGGGCGCCAGCTTGAAATTCCCCATGGTGGCCACGGCGTGGACCGATGCCGCCATGTGGTCCCCGTCGTCCTGGATGCCGTTGCTCTCCAGCAGCCCGTACTGCAGGGAGGCGCCGAGATCGGTGGAGACACTGTCCCCCGCAACGGTATAAATTGCCCGGACGTTGAACTGGTGACGCTCCTCGTACCCCTGGCCGGTCTCGTCCACCACGTCATAGGAGTAGCGCACGCTGTCTTTTGAAAAATTGGCGCCGTTGTGGGTTCCTTCGTCGGAAACATAGTAACCGAAATCAAGGGTCAGATTGTCCATGGGCTTGGTGTACTTGACGCCCAGGTCCATGTCATCGGCCAGGCCCACATAGTAGTGCTGGTCAAACATCCAGCTCTGGGAGACGCCGTAGGCGGTGGGGCCGAAAGGCACCCGGTTGAGGCCCACCTGGACCTGGCTGTCATTGTCAAAGTTGTACCCGATCCACCCGGTGTGGGGAAAGTGGTAGCCGTCGTGGTTGTTGTTGCCGTAACCGGGATAAAACCGGTACTCGGCCTTGGCCACCCACTGCGCGTGGGCGTAGTCCAGGTTGATGCGAAAGGTGTCCAGGGCCACGGTGCCGCCGTCCTCCTGGGCACGTGAAGAGCGGTCCAGTATGGGATCATAATCGCCGATCGTGTAGTTGGCCCGAATCGCACCGCCGATCTTCAGGTCCCCCACCTGAAAGGCGGAAGCCGCAACCGGCAGGCAGAGCATCACCGCTGCCGTCACCATCAGCCATTTGCTTGTCTTAAACATTTTTCCTCCTTGATATCATAT includes these proteins:
- a CDS encoding cyclic nucleotide-binding domain-containing protein produces the protein MLESKYLKDNIQNIQKLMSIPALKHFETRNLAKILRLSKIREYDDGEVIIKEGDVDPWLYFLLTGRVIIKKRGIEITQINSIGEIFGEMRIIDDEGRSADVYADGHTICLAVNTSAHKHYPSGTSTDKEETLDFILLLYRIFAEYMSARLRLTNTELIKAKMEAGKLRKKLQGK
- a CDS encoding radical SAM protein, with amino-acid sequence MTPRLPHEKKTVSFSREAVNVFFHILTRCNLRCAHCYINPDQHGADTLPLETICRWLEAFSPATRKANLIFLGGEPTLHPDLALAAAHARKIGYDSVTIDTNGYLFNDILDKTTPDTIDYISFSLDGATPETNDAIRGKGSYEACLAGIQKANARGFATSLIYTVSTANLHELAAMPDLAGRLGISRMFIQVLGIRGKSAGDKAAQDMGQVSREQWRENVPAAAMAGADHGIIVTYPKVFLGEDEVFECAGRVADNYFIFPNGRVYRCPLCEDFPLHSLAFENNRLVATPRVNEADLFELDIAEGCVMNRLVQPGNLSWRPDGRPKYRIACCMLKEEVRPGKPDRTSI